The Naumovozyma dairenensis CBS 421 chromosome 8, complete genome genomic sequence TTTAGTCAATTTGACATCATAAGTTTGCGAtatagttattattaataacaatgacCAACtaaatgataaagatatattgTTGGATGCGTATCCTGAATCCTCATTATCTTCGCTTTTAACCGTGGTAGGGTCTTTCCAACTAATATCAACAAAGTTCATTAGACATTCTAAGAAGGATTGTGGGTTTGTAAAGGATAAAATCGTAGTTAATGAGtgattgaaattaaatgataacAACGCACATAGttttgtaataattgtATAATTACCTTTATCAACagaatcatttaataatgataatattgcTTCTGATAGTTGTCTTTGTTTGGTTGGGGCGATGGTATCAAAATTCATGAAAAGTTGGTATATCCCATTATTAATAGATGAAATGTTGtcagtattattattatcattattattaccgTTAATcatttctaattctaatgcatttattgaatttaataagaAAGTTGGTATATcatgaatattttcttgaataccTTGAGGGTTAGTTACAAGTAAATCATCTGTAGTTGTTAATGTTTTAGGGTCTATCAATTCAGATTCCCTTAAATAATCATTAATTAGACTTGGAGGTGATAGATTTAACATTACTAATGATTTGATGAAGTCATGTCTAATATCTAAACTTGTTGTTGGGTAATCATCAAACAAATCCTCGTTGGtacttttcaaatcatctATTTGTGAATAATATGTTTTGATTGCTTTAGTTACTTTATCATCTATATTTTCTAGAGCTTTACTTGCTATTTGAGGATTCTTGGAGGTATGTTCTAACATcaataatggtaattgTTTAGAGATAAATATTGTCCATCGTTTTTCTAAAAGATTTAAGTTAGCATTTGtttgatgatattgtttATTACTGACAAATTGAGCAAAACAGGTGAAAGATGTTTCTATAAGATCAGTTAAAAGATGATCAGTTGATGGTAAAGGTTGTATAGGTTCTTTGAATAAGGACGATGCAATTGTGGCATATTTGGATAAGAAGTCTGAGTTTATTGGTTCCCAATAGAGAATCTTATAATTCAACCAAATGTTTTTATAATATCTCAAGAGTCTCatatctttatattttgctCCAGACGAAGTGGACATTGGAGTTTTCATCATTGATAGGGGACTTGATATAAATTGTGGAGACGTTAAAGATGGAGATGTTGCGAAATCATGtatattatctttaacGAAAGATGGTGCtcttaattctttaaatacTAATTTTGACTCGAGTGTTTGTGATAGTTTTTTATAAAGTAATTTGTTGGTATGTGATAATCGTGACATCAATTGACGTGAATTGTCTCTTGAATTTGGCGCCGTTATAGGCACTGGTGTCGTAATGAACCTCAATAACACTTGTAAAAGTTTAGTGATGGAAACTAATAATCCCTTTGGTATTTCTTTCATATTCATGCTTAAGATGCTAGGGATGATGATGTCTGGTAAATCTTTACAAAGTTGGTCTTGTACCAATTTATCAGAAAGAGATGAGAAAAACATAGAAGCTTTGGAGAAAAAATGTATCAGCATGTCAGTATTCGTTATTAAATCTAGTTTTGATAGGGATCGTTGTACCAAATTTGTATTATAATTAACGAATAAAAGGTGGGCAATGTAATCAGCAATTAAGAATGAGTTCCCcgaatttaataaattaacGAAATCTGAAGAAAGAGCTTCTGATATTTCTCCCAAATTAGCTGAGTCATTTTGAGCATCCTCATCAACATTCTCAACCTTTGAtaagaatttttcattgtaAAACTCATTGAAAAGGTTTAAGAATTCATTGGCAGGAATTTGTTTATCTGCACATTTTATGGCCAGATCAAAAACGGATTGCTTTTCAATGGCTGAAGACATAGAGCCTACCGACATGGATATTGGACAGGTAGTATAATCGTATGGTATAGACTCGAAGGTTCAATATAGAATCCTTCTTTCCTTCTTTGATTGCTTCTGTTTCTGTCCTGcttttataatatatctGTGTGTATATAAGTTCacttttcaagaaaatttcGTTGATTTTGCCAACTTTAAATGAATGAACCAATAACCAGGAAAATATGATTAGacaaaaatattgttaAAGGAAATAGTTATAGAGAGATGAATTGTCATGTCTTCATTCATTCGTACGTATATAGAACTgtatgatatatatatatatatgttggtttatttattctgattataattataaagatGTATGATAACtctctttttattttagtcagaatattattattgcttttccttttcctcATCTGTGTCTTGATGTTCAGCTCCCTCTAATGCAGTTTGCCAATTTGGAACATCGACTGGTTTAGGAGTTGTATGTTTTTGCCATTCTGGGGTTGATTCTCCTGTACTATCTATGTTTAACTCTTCTCTATTTCTCTTCCATGCTGGAATACTATTCTCGTTAGAAACAGCTTTATTGATTCCATTCTCTTGCTGGATATGATTACTAGTAGGTAAATAGtcatttggaaaattcaTTTTGGCTAGAAGCTCAGCAGTTGAAGGAATAGCATCCATACCAGGAATTCCAGTAGATGGAGATTTCTTATTATCCCCAAGACTTGGGGATGCATTTAATTCTTGCGGCAAATTACTACTATTCCTaatcaaattcttcaatgattCGATTTCTGTGTTTATTTGATCCACTTGAGACGAGTTTCCGTtatctttaataaatttatctatggtattttgtaaatttgaCATTTCCAACTTCAACATTCtaaattcatcttccatTTTCGTCCTCATCTCAGTGGTCCTATCCACAGTCATATTCAAATCCCTTATCACATCATCCAATTCATTCATCTTGGCTTCCTCATGTTCTTTAAATTCTGCTTGTTCCTGTTCAATAGCATTCAACACTTTATCAACTCTATTAAATTGATTcttgatttcttctttatcttgTTCTAACTTTGTCTTAGACTCAGGT encodes the following:
- the NUT1 gene encoding Nut1p (similar to Saccharomyces cerevisiae NUT1 (YGL151W); ancestral locus Anc_2.316) is translated as MSVGSMSSAIEKQSVFDLAIKCADKQIPANEFLNLFNEFYNEKFLSKVENVDEDAQNDSANLGEISEALSSDFVNLLNSGNSFLIADYIAHLLFVNYNTNLVQRSLSKLDLITNTDMLIHFFSKASMFFSSLSDKLVQDQLCKDLPDIIIPSILSMNMKEIPKGLLVSITKLLQVLLRFITTPVPITAPNSRDNSRQLMSRLSHTNKLLYKKLSQTLESKLVFKELRAPSFVKDNIHDFATSPSLTSPQFISSPLSMMKTPMSTSSGAKYKDMRLLRYYKNIWLNYKILYWEPINSDFLSKYATIASSLFKEPIQPLPSTDHLLTDLIETSFTCFAQFVSNKQYHQTNANLNLLEKRWTIFISKQLPLLMLEHTSKNPQIASKALENIDDKVTKAIKTYYSQIDDLKSTNEDLFDDYPTTSLDIRHDFIKSLVMLNLSPPSLINDYLRESELIDPKTLTTTDDLLVTNPQGIQENIHDIPTFLLNSINALELEMINGNNNDNNNTDNISSINNGIYQLFMNFDTIAPTKQRQLSEAILSLLNDSVDKGNYTIITKLCALLSFNFNHSLTTILSFTNPQSFLECLMNFVDISWKDPTTVKSEDNEDSGYASNNISLSFSWSLLLIITISQTYDVKLTKVALTSPSLSTVNSFSINFLSKLSTLPDAYILDDSKSLSPELLTQSYKLVQRWMYDLFVNGSISDNLSQTTEPRQLATLLPFILKQVLLAIELGAINDNSNILGGFEYFLQPFMMIGLIKTVYWLEQYLAVLKTGTYSDELIQNIFVLLNSIFNPGTLNEDSRSFHNAVLRLNAVPLLKVLRKFRVQTQSNYNVYSSANGGYPALESLIRKLVSVLNISPIYNTDPRIVSSENMYSQQKPLGYGKLLILDENPINKIMTNQINSFWNLHSSTYYNLDYLSELINLISPEKFFTDVLQTLIYKSKTYGVPVARNKMSTKESEHVLDYCFYFLVLHDVETQIEAVRLSQLMAEENQQVDGRPLKKETVAKKETIIPKAETTQDDDFDMLFGENDTSTHDPEEDLQIITIEHAVNEFNDIATLKNDSFAILIHEMKVSRERAFKEGAVSREEYEKVCKYHKKYLSMLKTCVF
- the PEX14 gene encoding Pex14p (similar to Saccharomyces cerevisiae PEX14 (YGL153W); ancestral locus Anc_2.315), giving the protein MGSETTITSESSRRDLYSSAVSFLKDSSVKDAPLSKKIEFLQNKGLNNDEIELALRDSRDSNGIPLSVGNDIGRRKRNENDDEGNSSSSYYYEAIPPPIPRRDWKDYFVMATATAGIAYGVYELTRRYVLPNILPESKTKLEQDKEEIKNQFNRVDKVLNAIEQEQAEFKEHEEAKMNELDDVIRDLNMTVDRTTEMRTKMEDEFRMLKLEMSNLQNTIDKFIKDNGNSSQVDQINTEIESLKNLIRNSSNLPQELNASPSLGDNKKSPSTGIPGMDAIPSTAELLAKMNFPNDYLPTSNHIQQENGINKAVSNENSIPAWKRNREELNIDSTGESTPEWQKHTTPKPVDVPNWQTALEGAEHQDTDEEKEKQ